Proteins found in one Aethina tumida isolate Nest 87 chromosome 1, icAetTumi1.1, whole genome shotgun sequence genomic segment:
- the LOC109600525 gene encoding uncharacterized protein LOC109600525 isoform X1, whose translation MCKNMLLRLITFIQLIFFIQARNVCDNNNSFCSNQSKDSEECNINASVISSNECSAINFAVNKVQQNLGDVSLQLIENVSMSFQIYFNQIKWKKCYLKLSDIKNSDKFNCKMYTVASHLVTPLKEPVQDNCLMNLQTEGKSYKLEYKSEHKQEIATKNFIFNIPLSQNFGPQVNIKNRSVFSYVEYTENNILYLNVQPVSKIYNISEYKVEVYRKRDNKNELMDVRMFSGYSEKIQLEYTTYSEEGEYYFAISLINAFCPEDYCFKSVTPEIYIFRRGTPLVIGIVGASFIIPFVLFVFHMISRKYKNNIPGDFLMSQEKILIMFKPSFESHTKVISSLADLLKQTTGREVILEAFKDPHQNEKICSDRVLYATHILYVPPPSCDSPICEMDMMTYNFLKDEIKKRPDDKVIAIARFHYTTDEIPDVFRGCLSFLLMDEFDAFMGLFERAKKVRQDSWYMELVRRIDLAKNDTDMKRNMPKIIVTEQSDCSDGEFDGLL comes from the exons ATGTGCAAAAATATGCTTCTCAGGCTGATTACCTTCAtccagttaatattttttattcaagcGCGCAATGTATGTGATAACAACAACAGTTTCTGCTCTAATCAG AGCAAAGATAGTGAAGAATGTAACATAAATGCCAGTGTTATATCTTCAAATGAATGTAGTGCAATTAATTTTGCAGTGAATAAAGTTCAACAAAATTTAGGTGATGTCAGTTTGCAGcttattgaaaatgtttcaatgtcgtttcagatttattttaatcagataaaatggaaaa aatgttatttaaaattatctgatatCAAAAACTCAGACAAGTTTAACTGTAAAATGTATACTGTTGCATCACATTTGGTTACTCCATTAAAGGAACCAGTTCAGgataattgtttaatgaatttacaAACTGAAGGAAAGTCTTACAAATTGGAATATAAGAGTGAACACAAACAAGAGATTgccactaaaaattttatttttaacatacctTTGTCACAAAATTTTG GTCCCCaagtaaacattaaaaacagatCAGTATTTTCATATGTTGAATacacagaaaataatattctctaCCTTAATGTACAACCTGTATCTAAAATCTATAACATATCTGAGTACAAAGTAGAAGTATATCGCAAAAGGGATAACAAAAATGAACTCATGGATGTTAGAATGTTTTCTGGATATTcagaaaaaatacaattagaaTATACAACTTACAGTGAAGAGGGTGAATATTATTTCGCtatcagtttaattaatgCCTTCTGTCCTGAGGATTACTGTTTCAAATCTGTTACTCctgaaatttacattt ttAGGAGGGGAACACCATTAGTTATTGGTATAGTTGGTGCAAGTTTTATAATCCCTTttgtattgtttgtttttcatatgatcagcagaaaatataaaaacaata TTCCAGGAGATTTTCTAATGTCacaggaaaaaatattaataatgttcaaGCCTTCGTTCGAATCGCACACAAAAGTAATCAGCAGCTTAGCGGATTTGCTAAAACAAACGACCGGAAGAGAAGTAATATTGGAAGCGTTCAAAGACCCGCACCAAAACGAAAAAATTTGCAGCGATCGCGTATTATACGCGACCCATATCCTATATGTCCCTCCACCGTCCTGCGACAGTCCAATTTGCGAGATGGACATGATGACGTACAATTTCCTCAAAGACGAGATCAAGAAACGTCCCGATGACAAGGTCATAGCGATCGCCAGATTTCACTACACCACCGACGAAATTCCCGACGTATTTCGCGGTTGCCTCTCGTTTTTGCTAATGGATGAGTTTGATGCTTTTATGGGGTTGTTTGAAAGAGCCAAGAAGGTCAGGCAGGATTCCTGGTATATGGAATTGGTTAGAAGGATTGATCTTGCTAAGAACGATACGGATATGAAAAGAAACATGCCTAAGATTATTGTCACAGAACAATCCGATTGTTCTGACGGGGAGTTTGACGGGCTGTTGTAA
- the LOC109600525 gene encoding uncharacterized protein LOC109600525 isoform X2, with protein MCKNMLLRLITFIQLIFFIQARNVCDNNNSFCSNQSKDSEECNINASVISSNECSAINFAVNKVQQNLGDVSLQLIENVSMSFQIYFNQIKWKKCYLKLSDIKNSDKFNCKMYTVASHLVTPLKEPVQDNCLMNLQTEGKSYKLEYKSEHKQEIATKNFIFNIPLSQNFGPQVNIKNRSVFSYVEYTENNILYLNVQPVSKIYNISEYKVEVYRKRDNKNELMDVRMFSGYSEKIQLEYTTYSEEGEYYFAISLINAFCPEDYCFKSVTPEIYIFRRGTPLVIGIVGASFIIPFVLFVFHMISRKYKNNRDFLMSQEKILIMFKPSFESHTKVISSLADLLKQTTGREVILEAFKDPHQNEKICSDRVLYATHILYVPPPSCDSPICEMDMMTYNFLKDEIKKRPDDKVIAIARFHYTTDEIPDVFRGCLSFLLMDEFDAFMGLFERAKKVRQDSWYMELVRRIDLAKNDTDMKRNMPKIIVTEQSDCSDGEFDGLL; from the exons ATGTGCAAAAATATGCTTCTCAGGCTGATTACCTTCAtccagttaatattttttattcaagcGCGCAATGTATGTGATAACAACAACAGTTTCTGCTCTAATCAG AGCAAAGATAGTGAAGAATGTAACATAAATGCCAGTGTTATATCTTCAAATGAATGTAGTGCAATTAATTTTGCAGTGAATAAAGTTCAACAAAATTTAGGTGATGTCAGTTTGCAGcttattgaaaatgtttcaatgtcgtttcagatttattttaatcagataaaatggaaaa aatgttatttaaaattatctgatatCAAAAACTCAGACAAGTTTAACTGTAAAATGTATACTGTTGCATCACATTTGGTTACTCCATTAAAGGAACCAGTTCAGgataattgtttaatgaatttacaAACTGAAGGAAAGTCTTACAAATTGGAATATAAGAGTGAACACAAACAAGAGATTgccactaaaaattttatttttaacatacctTTGTCACAAAATTTTG GTCCCCaagtaaacattaaaaacagatCAGTATTTTCATATGTTGAATacacagaaaataatattctctaCCTTAATGTACAACCTGTATCTAAAATCTATAACATATCTGAGTACAAAGTAGAAGTATATCGCAAAAGGGATAACAAAAATGAACTCATGGATGTTAGAATGTTTTCTGGATATTcagaaaaaatacaattagaaTATACAACTTACAGTGAAGAGGGTGAATATTATTTCGCtatcagtttaattaatgCCTTCTGTCCTGAGGATTACTGTTTCAAATCTGTTACTCctgaaatttacattt ttAGGAGGGGAACACCATTAGTTATTGGTATAGTTGGTGCAAGTTTTATAATCCCTTttgtattgtttgtttttcatatgatcagcagaaaatataaaaacaata GAGATTTTCTAATGTCacaggaaaaaatattaataatgttcaaGCCTTCGTTCGAATCGCACACAAAAGTAATCAGCAGCTTAGCGGATTTGCTAAAACAAACGACCGGAAGAGAAGTAATATTGGAAGCGTTCAAAGACCCGCACCAAAACGAAAAAATTTGCAGCGATCGCGTATTATACGCGACCCATATCCTATATGTCCCTCCACCGTCCTGCGACAGTCCAATTTGCGAGATGGACATGATGACGTACAATTTCCTCAAAGACGAGATCAAGAAACGTCCCGATGACAAGGTCATAGCGATCGCCAGATTTCACTACACCACCGACGAAATTCCCGACGTATTTCGCGGTTGCCTCTCGTTTTTGCTAATGGATGAGTTTGATGCTTTTATGGGGTTGTTTGAAAGAGCCAAGAAGGTCAGGCAGGATTCCTGGTATATGGAATTGGTTAGAAGGATTGATCTTGCTAAGAACGATACGGATATGAAAAGAAACATGCCTAAGATTATTGTCACAGAACAATCCGATTGTTCTGACGGGGAGTTTGACGGGCTGTTGTAA